The Naumovozyma dairenensis CBS 421 chromosome 2, complete genome genome segment TGCGTGAAGTGCGAATGGATGATTCAGGCGTACAATACGTGCACGATTCCTTGGAGTGGGACGGAGGGGGGGGAAGACAGTTCGCGCtgccattattattttttctgtCCCGTCTTAAGGTTTTAGTTAGATCTGGGAAAATGGTGTGTAACGCTAAGCTAAGCTAAGCTAAGCTAAGCTAAGCTAAGCTAAGCTAAGCTGCTAATCCACGTACGTACTGTgtaaaagtgaaaaattattttggaCACAATTTGAGTGATGAGTATGTAACGTTGGGATAGATAAGTAGATCAGTACGTAACCGTTATATCAAAGTTTAGCTTAGATCGATATGCTATAAGGCCCATTATATAGACTGTCTTTCCACATCTTTCTTTATACAACCAAAAAACCACGCATACTACTACAATTTATTATACGACATAATGAACAACCGTAATGATTTAATGGGAATAAATAGAAATGAAACTGGGACGCCATTGAACATGAAGGCGTCGTCACCATTTACATTGAATCCACCTGTAGATTCAGATGGTTTCTCATGGCCCAGCGTGGGGACCAAACAACGTTCAATTGAGTCCcctgaagaagaacaacaacGAATTGAACGTATTGCAGACGCTGTCAAAGTTATATTGAATGAAGTTGGTGAAGATATCAATAGAGAGGGTCTCTTAGCGACACCTGAACGTTATGCCAAGGCAATGCTTTTCTTTACGAAAGGGTACCAAACAAATATCATGGATGATGTGATTAATAATGCTgtctttgaagaagatcatGATGAAATGGTTATCGTGAgagatattgaaattcattcattatGTGAACATCATTTAGTACCATTTTTTGGGAAAGTTCATATTGcatatattccaaataaaaaagttaTTGGATTAAGTAAATTGGCTAGATTGGCAGAAATGTATGCGAGAAGGTTACAAGTTCAAGAACGATTAACGAAACAAATTGCACTCGCTTTAAGtgaaattttgaaaccATTGGGTGTTGCTGTGGTCATTGAAGCATCTCATATGTGTATGGTATCAAGAGGTGTTCAAAAGACAGGGTCCTCTACTATGACTTCATGTATGCTTGGTTGTTTCAGAGATCAACATAAGACTAGAGAAGAatttttaactttattaaataaaagcAATCGTTAATTTTACTaaatccaaaaaaaataacgGTTACGCTTAACGTCattttattaaaagaaagattttataattaaatatttgtaCTCATgaatataaacaaaattattattattattattattattattattattattattattattattatgattattactaaaattattaaatattattcattaaacACGTCGAATATTATAATCGCACAGCACTTTGATTGTGCAGTGCTGATGGAGTAGTATTACCTAAATCGATCAGAGATTACGATCTCACATCTATCTCATGTCAAAGGAAGATGTTTAGCACCCTTATGTGATagattttcttctttctttcttaattcTGGAATTGGTAAACTATAACATGTACTAAAAGAATTTGGATTTGCACGATCTGTTTCCACATGAATTGAAACCATTATACCATCTTTAGTGACAGGATATGCTTGATCTTGTTCTTTGTTAATAGGGATTGATGGAATACCTTCTCCAGGTTTAAGAATTCCAGGAATAATTCGATCATTTAACTTGActttaaaattatcatttaaatatttattattgaaaacattTTCCATTGGGATAATATCTGACCAATTTCTCTTGTTCAAAAATCCAGGTTGTTCACGAGATGTGATACCGTCGGTATCAAATTTGAACAATGGAACTGAATCCTCTGTTGTTTGGAAATCAAAATGATGTTCAGAGACTCTTGCTTGTAACAATTTAGCCATTGGATCAGGTGGTGGTGTGTTGACGACAGCGCTTGATATTACATTAAACATTAATCTAACATCATTTTCTGGTTCATTAAAagttttttcattttgttgcATTTTCTTATCATTGGCTAAATGACGCTTATGAATTTTACTTTTAAATCTACCTAATGATGCAAGATGAACATCGCCAGATAAAATTGTTATTCTTATTCCATATTTGGCACCAAAATCTTGCAATCTTGTAATTAAAAGGTTTCTTTCTGCCTTATGATGTCTTGCACACCAATGGTCatttaaatcatctaataattccACATCACCATTGAAATCGTTAACCAAACCACGAGCAAATAAACCCTTTTTAGATAAGTATTTCAAAGGAGCCAATAATCTAGATGAAAACAACCATTCTAACCAAACTAATCTGGGATATGCAATGGGGACACCCAACATGATTAAAAGATGATCTAATTGACCTTTCTGAATTTCCTTATGCAACCTTTCAAATACTAATTGATATGTACCTTCCGAaacaatttctttcaaCTTCCTTTCAGTTCTGCAATCAAGACCAAGCATCCCCATTGTGGGCCCTAATCTTGTGAAAACAGAATGCGATTTCTCTTCAATGTATTGTCCTGGTCTTTTCCCCAAAATCCAATTCGAAGTCTTTAAATACGCGatgtcatcatcatcattcgCATCGATACTTACATGATGTTGAAATAACATATAATACTTATAAGCAGCTTTCCCAATGGAACTAAACACGGGAGTCTTCATAAACGCATCTGAATATGAACCAAACCCATCAATGATATCATGATCATCCCAAATATTAATGGATGGAATTGTAGACGTCGCGATGGGGAAACAATTTTGTGTAGTCATTGATTTTGGTGTGGACCCTTTCCAATGACCAAATCCATACCattctatatattctttcaaataaaattgatttaattgttCGAAGAATTCTGGAGTCATCTTAGTGGAATATCTCTTTATTGGGTCATGTGTTTTTAACCATTTTTTAACGGCGGGACAGTAGAGGTTTATGGAATCAGAATAAATTTGATCACCACCTCCTAACATTACATGATAACGGAATTTAGAATGCTTGTTTAAGATATCGAACCAAAGTGACCCTTTGAAGACAGATGTATCTACAGCTAGGGAAAATCCGTTACAAGAATATGCAATTGTATTAAAATTCATTGTTTTAGAAGGGATGAAGAACCTATAATGAGGTTTACtctcattattaattgtaTATTTCACCATTTGCTCATAGTTTTGCAGAGGTAGCTCAATCTTATAGCGATAGAATTGGAAAGCATTATTGTCATCTAATTTATCTGTATGGAACAATCTGTGAGGAAATTCACCTTCCTTCAATTCAAAGGTATTATCACTATTGGTAGCTGGACCAATAGTGTATGTAACTATGGGTACATTCTCCTCATTTGCTGTCAAGTTCTTGGTCACGATTAAAATGGAACCATTATACATGAACGTATCATAATTGACATCAATAAGTCTAACATTAGGACCACAAACAACACCAGACTCGACATTATTAATAGGACTATGAGCAATACATTGATCACAATCCCGGACTTTTTCTTGATACAATGCTTCTGTATCCCAATCGTCAAACCATTCGTTTTCTGTGTAGGTCATTATTGTATTACGTTCTTGAGAGTGGAATAGAGTTACCAGTCACTTTTGAAGTTGTTTTTAAGTTCTCCTTGTGATGAATATCCATCACTACTTTCTTGATCCTCATTTATATATCATGTGTCGTTGACAGATGCCCCTCCCATTCATTCCAGTTCCATTCAAGGGTCTTCTCCTTCTGCTGCTGCCACATCATctattgttttctttccGCCGCTCCTGTAAAAAATTTGTATTTGGTAGCGTCGCTCGCTTTGCTTGTTTTGCTTGTTTTGCTTGTTTTGCTTATAACGGTTCCATGGTGAACTACTTGAATGGATGGATGTTCTGATTGGTAAAGAAGGATGAAGAGGTGAATACCTATATGGAATACCAATAATGCATGCTAGTAATGCATTGTTTATTGTGAAATTGTTCACGTTGCTCCCAATTCGGTTGGTATATTGTTACCTTGTGATCTTGATAAGACATAGGAGGTCGCTGAAAGGAAGTATATGGATACGAGCGTTTATGAGAGAAGCATTTGATATGACTGATGATCATACTTGTCCTGATATCATTAATCCATTGTTTAACTTATGCGTCAATTACTTATGTGACAAAGTGGAAACtattcaatatcaaataaCTGATGAGCATCGTCTATCGTTTAGCGCGATCGGATTGAGAGATGAAATGATTGATGTGAGATATAGATGGTATTATAAACCTGATGATTTTAATGCAAGTGATGATGACATTTTGCTTTACTTCCATGGTGGTGGGTTTGCTGTGACTTTGGTCCCCACATCATTGATATTCTTAAGGAATTTAAGTATATGGTTCCCCAAGATGGCTATCATTATGATAGATTATTCTGTGACAGTGggagaaaatgataaacaATATCCTTATCAAATCTTAGAAAGTATAGGTCTATATACTCATCTCATAAACAATTTACAATGCAAAAATGTGATTCTTATGGGAGAGTCCGCAGGAGGTAATCTTGAATTAgcattattaaattactTGTCGACGAcgacgatgatgaagacTAAGATACCACTACCGAAAAAGACAATTTTGATAAGCCCTTGGGTAAACCCATCAAGATTGGATAGATACGATATTATGcaagagaaagaaattgaaagattagATTGTTTGTCGTTTGAAGGTTTGGAGAAATTCACAAAACGATATCTACAATCAATGAACCCTTTGAATGGCGTCAATTCACTACCATTCGTTGATCTTTCATATGATTTTGACTCTGACAATTGGAAAACTATTTTAGAACAAAGTTCAATATACATCACATACGGtaaagatgaaatattgaaacCACAAATACAAACATTCATAAAGAACTTGGAAATGATACATCCAAATAACTTTGATACATCAAGACAGGTCTCAGCATATGAAGGTGGATGTCACATTGAACCACTTTTAAAATTAGATACAGACTTAAATTCTTGGTCAATGCATGCCTCTGTTAACGGTATCCTAAGATTTATAGAACATTGAATGACTAAACGATTTTATGACGCACACTCACATGTACAAACAGCAAGAATAGTACCTACTGAAccatttaatgaaatatataagtaATTTTATAGAGGATACTTTATAGAAGAAAGGGTTCAGTCTATTAGGAAAGCAACTGTCCAATATCATGGTATCGCGGACAAAGCTCATCTTTCTCTAGTCATAACAtcttgttttcattttatatAAACGACGACAATCGAGCTGTCACAATTTCAAGACACGAAATTTTTTCCAGAACAATAAACAGTATAAGGACGCTACATAGTATATTGTTCTCGAGACATCTCGAACGAGTAACAGTAAGTCGATTTCAACCTCCAATTTCCTAAggatttattaattgaattgagCTATATAAAGAATTCCCACCAAGTTCTACTTGTCTTCCCCGAGCAATGCATCTAAAAAGTCTGCTGTT includes the following:
- the NDAI0B00810 gene encoding uncharacterized protein (similar to Saccharomyces cerevisiae YGR266W; ancestral locus Anc_5.39) — translated: MTYTENEWFDDWDTEALYQEKVRDCDQCIAHSPINNVESGVVCGPNVRLIDVNYDTFMYNGSILIVTKNLTANEENVPIVTYTIGPATNSDNTFELKEGEFPHRLFHTDKLDDNNAFQFYRYKIELPLQNYEQMVKYTINNESKPHYRFFIPSKTMNFNTIAYSCNGFSLAVDTSVFKGSLWFDILNKHSKFRYHVMLGGGDQIYSDSINLYCPAVKKWLKTHDPIKRYSTKMTPEFFEQLNQFYLKEYIEWYGFGHWKGSTPKSMTTQNCFPIATSTIPSINIWDDHDIIDGFGSYSDAFMKTPVFSSIGKAAYKYYMLFQHHVSIDANDDDDIAYLKTSNWILGKRPGQYIEEKSHSVFTRLGPTMGMLGLDCRTERKLKEIVSEGTYQLVFERLHKEIQKGQLDHLLIMLGVPIAYPRLVWLEWLFSSRLLAPLKYLSKKGLFARGLVNDFNGDVELLDDLNDHWCARHHKAERNLLITRLQDFGAKYGIRITILSGDVHLASLGRFKSKIHKRHLANDKKMQQNEKTFNEPENDVRLMFNVISSAVVNTPPPDPMAKLLQARVSEHHFDFQTTEDSVPLFKFDTDGITSREQPGFLNKRNWSDIIPMENVFNNKYLNDNFKVKLNDRIIPGILKPGEGIPSIPINKEQDQAYPVTKDGIMVSIHVETDRANPNSFSTCYSLPIPELRKKEENLSHKGAKHLPLT
- the FOL2 gene encoding GTP cyclohydrolase I (similar to Saccharomyces cerevisiae FOL2 (YGR267C); ancestral locus Anc_5.37); protein product: MNNRNDLMGINRNETGTPLNMKASSPFTLNPPVDSDGFSWPSVGTKQRSIESPEEEQQRIERIADAVKVILNEVGEDINREGLLATPERYAKAMLFFTKGYQTNIMDDVINNAVFEEDHDEMVIVRDIEIHSLCEHHLVPFFGKVHIAYIPNKKVIGLSKLARLAEMYARRLQVQERLTKQIALALSEILKPLGVAVVIEASHMCMVSRGVQKTGSSTMTSCMLGCFRDQHKTREEFLTLLNKSNR
- the NDAI0B00820 gene encoding uncharacterized protein, with amino-acid sequence MHASNALFIVKLFTLLPIRLVYCYLVILIRHRRSLKGSIWIRAFMREAFDMTDDHTCPDIINPLFNLCVNYLCDKVETIQYQITDEHRLSFSAIGLRDEMIDVRYRWYYKPDDFNASDDDILLYFHGGGFAVTLVPTSLIFLRNLSIWFPKMAIIMIDYSVTVGENDKQYPYQILESIGLYTHLINNLQCKNVILMGESAGGNLELALLNYLSTTTMMKTKIPLPKKTILISPWVNPSRLDRYDIMQEKEIERLDCLSFEGLEKFTKRYLQSMNPLNGVNSLPFVDLSYDFDSDNWKTILEQSSIYITYGKDEILKPQIQTFIKNLEMIHPNNFDTSRQVSAYEGGCHIEPLLKLDTDLNSWSMHASVNGILRFIEH